The window CTTCCAAAGATACCCATCTTATGTCCCCATCATCCCTCCTCCATTTACATGCAGGATTTGACCAGTGACATAAGATGAATCGTCTGAGGCTAAATAAACATAGGTCGGAGCCAGTTCAAACGGCTGTCCAGCACGCTGCATCAGCGTGCCTGCACCATATGTTTTTACATATTCCGCAGAAAAGCCTGAAACAACTAATGGAGTCCAAGTAGGACCAGGAGCCACCGCATTCACTCTTATCCCATACTTAACTAGCTGCGATGACAAGGATCGAGTAAATGAAACAATGGCACCTTTGGTTGAAGAGTAATCAACTAACATGGGAACCCCTGCATAGGCAGCCACAGAAGTAGTACTAATAATGGAACTTCCGGATTGTAAATAAGGCAATGCTTCCTGAGTGATGAAAAAAAGCGGGAAAATATTAGTACGAAAAGTATCCTCTAATTGATCTCTTGTAATGTTTAAGATACTTTCCTGAGGAAACACGACGCCTTGGTTAAGGACAAGAATATTTATTTTTCCATAGCAGGCCAAAGTCTTTCGTACTACATCACGACAGACTGATTCTTCCCGCAGATCTCCTGGGATTAACAAGCAGCGGCGACCGTATTGTTCAACCATTCTCTTTGTCAGATTGGCATCTTCATGCTCGTATAAATAAGCAATCGCCACATCTGCCCCTTCTTTTGCAAATCCAATCGCTACGGCCCGGCCGATTCCGCTATCTCCTCCAGTGATAATAGCGACCTTGTCTGTTAATTTTCCACTTCCAACATACTGAGGATTATCGGATATCGGAGTTGGGTTCATCAAATACTCTAACCCTGGTTGTCTTTCTTGATGTTGCGGCGGAAACGTAACGGGAGTTTGTTTACAGGTTGTTTGAACGGAATAATACGGGTACTTTGGGATCATGTTAAGCCCACCTCACTCTTTATGGTCCATCACATGATATTCAGCTAACATAAATATGTTCTGAGGTGGACTCCCTGAGATCAAAAAAAAGAAGCCAACCAACATGATCTGTGATTGCCCTCCTTATTTTTTAAAAATAAATCCAAAATCACTCACACACGATCACTTCACGAGTAAATAACCCTTTTTTTGCGACAGCACGATCTACTATGGAAAATCCTGCGGTTACAAGGACATGATCAATCGGCTCGACCGTCACCACAACCACTTTCTTGGCAAACCTGCGCGCACTTTGGAGCATTTCCAGCTGCTCTTCAGGCGTTATCACCGAACACAAATTGTAAGGCAAATCGATAATCGCCACATCAAAATCCTCTGTGATATCACGGATATCTGCTAAATTCACCTCGCCAGTAAGTCCAAAGTGAAGAATATTTTCCCGAACTCCTGGCAGGATAAGTGGATTGCGGTCGCTACCTACAATATTAATTCCCATCGAACGGGCTTCAACGAGCACGGTCCCAATTCCACAGCAAGGGTCGATTGCCTTAATCCCACTCGGATTCGGAATGGCAATATTGACGACCGCCCTGGCAACACGCGTGTTGAGCGCAACGGAGTAACTATTTGGCTTCTTTTGGTGTTGGAACCAAACAGACACACTTTTAAGATACTCTCCAAAAACCCAGCTGCCGCTGACATTCATTACAGCAAACAAGCGCTCTGGATCATGTAAATCAGCCTCACCATCGATATGTAATCCAAGCTCTCGCTCAATCGTCCGCCTCTTCACGAAACTTTCCTTTTCAGCAAGATCACCATTTTTTACATAAACCACCTTAAACGTTGCCCCATTTAATGGCAATGTTTCTACCTGTTCGAGAAGCTCGTCAAGAGTGTCCCCTTCAAAAAGCACTGCAATTCTTCCTTTGATAAACGGACTTCGCGATGGGTCGATTTTCACAGGGCTTTCCAAAATACTAGATCTCGACTCTTTTCCGAATAAAGAACGCATTTCCATAGCACACAAAGAGCGTTCATCCTCAGGATAAGCGTATGTATATAAATAGGTCATTGATTTAGTACCATCCAATCTCTTCTCAGCCTTTAATCAAACAATTTCTCTCACTTCACGTTCAACCATTTAAAAACGATGATACCACTTATCTACAGATTAAAATACCATTTTTCGTAGGAAATCGGCAATTAGCAAAGAGCAATTAAAAATAAATCAATTCGTTGTAATAATTTCCAATCAAAATACACACTCTTATTATAGGAGGTGTATAAGCGTAGGTGAAAAACTCAAAAATATTTCTAGTCGCTATGTTAATTCTCCCTTGGCTAACCCTACCATTATTAGGTAAAGATACATTTAAAAGATATCTTCCAGGTGCTTTATTTATTTGTAGCTTCACGAAAATACTAGATATAATTGGGCAACGTAACAAATGGTGGACGTTTTATAAAGGAATTCCCCCGCTAAATAGCATGGATTTCCTAAACTGGGGCCCTTACTTTGTCTCAAGTTTTTGGGTATTAAAATGGACCTATGGGAAATTCTTTGTATATTTTATTACTAATACAATTTTTCATATATTGTTTATTTTCGTTGGCTTAAAATATACAAAACAGTTTAAGATCTTTTCATTGGCAAAATTAAAACAGCTACCATACTTGGTACTCCATATCTTTAGAGCACTACTTCTATATGCTTTTCAATATATTAAAGAAAACATACAATGGTTTCCGTTTAGAATTGAAACCAAAAAGGAGAGTCAATCACACTGATGTGATTGCTCTCCTTTCCTCTGAGTATATTAATCCTTCTTGCTAACACCAGGCCCTATTCGGGTGGTGTCATTGGAGTGCGGCCCGCTTTCTTTCTTCGCTTCCTTATGACCATGATGACTAATAAGGCAAATGCGGCAGAAACCACATATAAACTGTTTTCCCATGGAATAGATAAAATGCCGAGTGAGATGGATGAAAGAATAAAAAAATAAATCATGTTTCCTAGTACTGTTGCATAGAAAAACTTCATAAATCGGATCGAACTAATGGCAGCGGCAATATTAACTACACTGGTAGGCATGAAAGGCATAACCCTTCCAATAAACACAACGCCAAACCCGTTCTCTTCTATCTTGCTTTCCCATTGGCTATTTACGTATTTAGCAAAGAAATCTTGAAACCAATAGCGGGTTATTAAAAAAGAAACCGTGGCGCCGGCAATGCTTATCAACCAGCTCCAAATATAACCACCTGTAAACCCAAACAGAGACACATTGATTGAGATTAATAAGATTAGAGGAATGATTGTAAACAAATTTTGAATCGTCATCAACAGCAGTGTGAAAAATAAAAGGAGCCATAAACTTCCATGGGATAAGTTTTGTAATGACTCAATATTACCCGATAACAGAACCTTCATTGTTTCAGTTTTAAAGCCAATGATGAGAAGAGGTAGTGCGACTGCGATAGAGCCTAATTTCATTCGTTTATTCATTACTACCACCTCTTCGTCTGTCATTATTGTTCTATCGTATCATATGAATGTTAACATATAATGAACTAGGTGTTTGGAATGACGACCTGGGGAGACTAGCCCATTTCCGCTGAAAGGGATAGCACTCAGGACTCCTTGTTATGTATAGACTCGACCCGATACAAAAAGGACCTGGTATTTATTCACTTCCAATTTATTATATTATTCACAATAACCAGACTACATTCCGCTTGAGGTAATCCGATTTACCAACCATAAGATCAAAGTTTCAAAATTTAACACAACTGTTCCCGCTTCTATTTCTGAATTTAGTGTATAGTTTATGTTGAAACCATTATCCCCTTTAATAATATTTTTTTATAACTTACCTTCGAGGTGATATATGTTATCAAAACTGGACTTTCCCCCTGATAATTCCCTTGTTTTCCGATCCCTTTTCTATATGTTTTTGATCTTGGCACCAATCATTACTAGTTGGGTGCTTCATTTTAATTCTCTGAACGTTCTTACGGTGATATTTTTAGGTACTGCCTTTTCAAACAAATCTAAATGGTTTTTATTTCTATCTTGTTCATTAGTTGTGGTATTACGCGTAGTAATAGCTGATCCTGAAGAAATCACACATCCCACTGCCTTCCTAACCCGCTTGATTGTATACTTGATCGTAACCTATATATCATCAGAAGGTACGAAAAAATACATTGAAACTAAAAAACAAAAAACTGAATTAATATTGACCCTAGCTAAATCATTGGATTCAAGAGACACTAATGTAGGAAATCATTCTGAGAGTGTTGCAAATTATGCCTTGATGATTGCTAAAGAAATGAAATTACCCAATGAACAATGTGAATCGGTTTATATAGGTGGATTATTACACGACATTGGTAAGATCGGAATCACTGAATCTATCTTGTCTAAGCCAATGACATTAAATGAAAATGAATATGAAATTATTAAGCAACATCCCATATTAGGATATGAAATAGTTAAATACGTTTCCTCTTTTAAAAAAAGTGGGATTTTAGATATGGTTCTATACCACCATGAGCGATATGATGGAAAAGGATATCCTTATGGATTAAAAGGAGAGGAAATACCTCTTTCTGCCCGCATCATTTCTATCGCTGATTCTTTTGACGCCATGATTTCAAAGCGCGCTTATAAGGAGGATAATGATCTAGATTATGCTATCCTTGAAATTACCCAAAATAAAGGTATCCAATTCGACCCGAAAATATCAGAGATTTTTTTGGGCATTTTAGAAAAGGAAACCTATATATTCAAAAAACAACCCAGCTGTAACGAGCCAGCTGTTTAGAAGCAACGAAATATAATCGATACGATTAATTGATACCTTAATACCTACTCAAATTGGAAGCTGGAAAATATGATGTTTATCGGAAACCAGCAAACAAAATTCCACGCATAAGTAGAAAAAGGAGTGTAACTTGAATACAAGTTACACTCCTTTTGACCATATCAATTCCCAATTCAAGAATTTTTAATTCACGGTAAATTAGAATAATAAAGCTTCTATTTGTTTTTCATTAATTTAAAATACCAACTGCTTTCAGGTCTGTCACGAGGAGTTAGATTTATGATGAGGTATCCAATAATAAGGACTAAGATGACAAATGAATAAAGTAATGTACTCACTGGATTAGAGTGTTCAACAATAATTAATCTAATCATTGCCGTGATGCCAATATAAATAAAGTATCTAAGCGGAAAATGATAGCTTTCTTTAAAATATTTAACAATCATAGTAATAAACTCAAAATATAAAAAGAAAATAAGAATACTTTCAAGAAAAACATTATAATTATGATGGCTTCCCTCCTCCACCAACAATTTACAAAAAATGAATAATTCCTTCACTAATAGAAATGATAAAATAATTGCTAGGAAAACGAGAGAAGAATTCAAAACGATTTGAAGAATCTTAGGAATAAAACTGGCAAAATCTCTCTTCACCTTAACCACACCCATTTCCCCCTTAGGTACAAGCTCATTATTTGGCCCCTCGATATACCAACACTCCTTTGCTAGATAACATAAAAGGTACACTTTAGCCTACCTACATTATATATTAAAGATTATTTATTAATTAACTTCTACAATATTAATTAAAAATGGTGAAGACTCTGTTAAGATGTATAATTTACTCCGTTAACCTCCCCCTATTCTTTCCAATATTATTTAAGAGTTAGCATGTTATTAATACAATTTGGGAAAATAGAAGTCTATAATCGTAGGTGAGGTCGATAGTTTTTAAATTGAGAAAGGTAGGTCTTTAATATGCCCAAAACATTATTCAAAGCTACTGCTCATTTACAAGACGGAGTCCAAGTTAAAGTACGGTCGAGAAATTTTGAGATTACAATTGACGAGCCAAAAGAACTCGGTGGAACTGATACAGGAATGAATCCTGTTGAGTTGGCACTATCTGCATTAGGGGCATGTCAAGCTATTGTCGCCCGGGTGTATGCTAAAAAATTTAAAATCAACTTAGAAAAACTTTGGATAGAGGTTGAAGGAGAGCTTAATACCGACGGTTTTTTGAATTTGTCTGATGTACGACCAGGATATAGTGATATTCGCTACAACATTCATATTGAAACAGATGCGCCAAGAGATAGAGTAGAAGAATTTGTAACATTTGTAGAAAGCAAATGCCCAATTGGCGATACACTTGCTAACCCCGTCAACGTTAAGCGAAATGAAATCATTATTAAATCTGTTTTAGGTAAGAGTTGACGACTTATTTTGCATCCCCATTAGAAAAAAATTTGACATTTTGTTTTTCTTGCGTTAAATTAATACACAAGTTAAAAAAATAATTAAATAATTCGAAATTACTTCTTATCAAGAGAGGTTGAGGGACTGGCCCTATGACACCTCGGCAGCGGAGCTTTACTGATTCTGTGCCAAATCCAGCAAGTAAAACTTGAGAGATAAGAAGAGGACTAACGTATTTTATCAATTTGCCCTCTTCTTTTTCAAGAAGAGGTTTTTTATTTTAATTGAATAATCATTTTCTTATCCAGAGAGGTTGAGGGACTGGCCCTATGACACCTCGGCAGCGGAATCCAATTGGAGACTGTGCCAAATCCAGCAAGCAGATCGCTTGGGAGATAAGAAGAGCTTCTTGCCTTTATTTTGCATTGGCATACCCTCTTCTTATTTCTAGAAGAGGGTTTTTATTTTACCAAAAACGGGAAGTTTCCCAAAAAGGGGTCATGCTACATGATCGAATTTCAGAGTCTAAAAAAGGTTTATGAAAGTGGCGGGCAGCGGGTTGCCGCGCTCGATGGAGTTAATTTAAAAATCAATAAGGGGGAGATTTTCGGAGTCATCGGCTTCAGTGGTGCAGGCAAAAGTTCACTAATCCGATGTGTAAACTCGTTAGAGCGGCCGACCTCTGGGAAAGTCATCGTCAATAACCACGACCTGACCTCCCTTTCCATCAAATATATCCGGGAAATCAGGAAAAATATCGGGATGGTTTTTCAACACTTTAATCTATTAAACTCAAAAACCGTCTTTGCCAACGTGGCCATGCCGCTCACTCTTTCCAAAGTTCCCAAGGATACCATCAAGAAACGTGTTCAGGAATTACTAGAATTTGTCGGGTTGGCCGACAAAGCAGATTATTATCCCGACCAGCTCTCTGGAGGGCAAAAACAGCGAATCGGGATAGCGCGAGCATTGGCGACCCAGCCTTCGATTCTCCTTTGTGATGAGGCAACGTCAGCACTCGATCCGCAAACGACAGGCTCGATCCTACAGCTATTGAAAAAAATCAATAAGGAATACAACATCACCATCCTCATCATCACTCACGAAATGGCGGTTATCAGAGAAATTTGCGACCGAGTAGCTGTGATTGAAGCTGGCAAAATCATTGAAGAAGGCACAGTATTTGACGTCTTTTCCGCACCAAAAACAAAGACGGCCAAGAACTTTGTCAGCTCAGTCATGAACGATCAACTCCCTGATTCGATTAAAGAACTCATTCAAAAACACGCAGGTATGCTAAAGGTCTTTCGAATTAACTTTGTCGGCAATTCAGCGGGGCAGCCGCTCCTTTCAGAACTTGCCAAAAAGTTTGATATTCATATCAATGTCTTGTTTGGAAATATTACCGAGCTTCAAGGCACACCCTTTGGAAACTTAATTGTTGAATTCCAAGGAACAGACAAAGAGATTCTCCGTGCTTTAACTTATATCAACCAGAAGGAAATAAGCATAAAGGAAGTGAACGCACATGCTAGTTAATTCAGAGCAAATCATTTCTGCTTTAGTCGAAACGATTCAAATGGTCGCCTTCTCGCTCCTATTCTCAGCCATACTTGGGCTGCCACTGGGAATCTTGTTAGTCGTAACACGGAGAAATCAGTTGCTTGAGAATGTGCCATTTTTTAATGTATTGAGTGGCATTATTAATATTTTTCGATCGGTTCCGTTCATTATTTTGCTGGTGGCGATCATTCCCGTGACAAGGCTGATTGTCGGAACATCAATTGGAACCGCAGCGGCAATCGTCCCGCTCGTCTTCTATGCCGGACCATATATTGCAAGATTGGTAGAAAACTCCTTGCTGGAAGTGGATCCCGGTGTTATTGAAGCGGCGGAAGCAATGGGTGCCACCCCGTGGCAAATTATTTTCAAATTCCTCATTCCAGAAGCGCTCAGCTCGCTGGTTCTGGCATTCACGATTGCCACCATTGGTCTCGTTGGTGCATCAGCGATGGCTGGAGCAGTCGGCGGAGGCGGTCTTGGTGATTTGGCCATTACATATGGTTACCAGCGTTTTGATACCATCACGATGCTCATTACAGTAGGAATCCTGATTGTGATCGTTCAAGGACTACAATCATTAGGAAATATTTTAGCAAAAAAAATCAGACGAAGATAACTAGGAGGAAACAACATGAAAAAGTTATTATTATCAATCATTATTTTTACATTGGCGGTACTTGGTGCTGGTTGCTCTGAAACTACACAAGGCAAAGAAAACAAAGTAAACAAAGAAAGCAATGAATCAGTTAAGGTCAAGCTTGGAATTAGTGGAACGGATACTCGGATTTGGGACTTTGTAGCGAAAAAGGCTGAGAAAGAAGGAATTGACGTTGAAATCGTTAAGTTCTCAGACTATGTGGCTCCTAACACCGCTCTTGCAGAAGGCGAGCTTGATGCCAATGCATTCCAAACCGTCGCCTATTTCGATGTCTTTATTAAAGAACACAAACTAGACCTTGTCCCGATTGCGACAACAGTCCTTGCCCCAATGGGAATTTACTCTGACAAATATAAAAAAGTGAAGGACATTCCGAATAGTTCAAAAATTGCCATCCCAAATGACGCATCAAATGGTGGCCGTGCCTTATTACTTCTTCAAGAAGCTAAATTAATTAAGTTAGATGACAGCTTTGACGGGAATTTCACAACACTTGATCAAGTGATAGAAAACCCTAAGAAGCTTGAGATCGTACCAGTTGTTCCAGCCCAAACACCAAGAGCATTACCAGATGTTGCAGCGTCTGTCATCAATAACGGGATTGCCGTTGATGCAGGCCTTAGCCCACTAAAGGATACCATTTTCCATGAAAGTAAAACAGCTACACCTTATCTCAATATTATTGCTGTTAAAAAAGCAGACAAAAACAACAAAACACTTAAGAGATTAGCAGAGCTCTACCAAGAGGATGATACAGCAAAATTTATTGAAAAAGAGTACAAAGGCAACATGATCCCAACGTTTGTACCATTAAGCAAAATTGGCTGGTAAATAAGAAAAGCGTAAGCGCCCAGGTTAGCGAAATCCACTATTCTCTGGGCGCTGACGCGTCTCTAAAAATGCTAAACACACTGAGGAGGAGAAACATGACAGTACCTGTCAAATCTTTAGCAGAATTAAAAGCGGCGATTATTGAAAATGTTGAAAGTAATAAAGAGCTTTATCTTTCAACAAGCCATAAAATCCACCAAAAGCCTGAAATCGGCAACGAAGAATATTTTGCAGCCGCCCTGCTAACTGACATTCTTGAAAAAGAAGGATTTAAAGTGGAGAAAGCAGTGGCCGGACACGAAACTTCATTTGTAGCCCGAAAAAAATCAGAAAAACCTGGTCCCCACATCGCATTCCTAGCAGAATATGATGCTCTCCCTGGCCTAGGCCATGCTTGCGGACATAATATTATTGGAACTACCAGCGTCGCCGCCGCCATTGCATTAAGTAAGGTATTGGAGGAAACTGGCGGGGAAGCTGTCGTTTTCGGCACCCCTGCCGAAGAAGGCGGGCCAAACGGCAGTGCCAAAGGAAGCTTTGTTAAACACGGACTAGTTGAAGGAATTGATGCAGCACTTATGATTCATCCTAACAGCCAGACACGGTTAACATGTTCGTCGCTTGCTGTTGATCCGCTCGACTTTGAGTTCATCGGAAAGCCGGCTCACGCCGCAGCTTCCCCACATGAAGGAATCAATGCCTTGGATGCTGTCATTCAGCTGTTCAATGGAATAAACGCCTTAAGACAACAACTCACAGACGATGTTCGCATCCACGGAATCATCACCCATGGTGGCGATGCACCGAACATTATTCCTGAATATACAAAAGCAAGATTTTACATTCGCGCAGCTACTAGGGCCCATTTGAACGAAGTCACCCGTAGGGTAACGGCCGTTGCCGAAGGGGCTGCATTTGCCACCGGCGCGAAGTTGAACGTGATTGCTTTTCAAAATCAAGTCGATAATCTTCTATTAAATAAAAGTTATGATGCAGTTTTCAAAGAGGTGGTTGAGGAGTTGGGCGAAACGGTGGTTGATGAAGATAAAGGCATTGGCTCAACAGATGCTGGAAACATCAGCCAGGTCGTACCAACAATCCATCCATTTATAAAAATTGGAGCAGATGACCTGATTCCACATACCGTACCATTTAGAGAAGCAGCCGCTTCTGTTCAAGGTGATCAAGCCCTTATCACAGGAGCAAAAGCACTGGCACTTACTGCACTAAAACTAATAACAGACCGTGACACATTAGCCCAAATCAAAGCAGAATTCGAGAGTTAAGGGACGGTTCTACTGATTCATTTCTCCTGTCATGCCCCCTTTTTTCGACCAGTCAATTGTTTAATCAAACGTTTGATTAAACAATTGACTGGTCTTACTCTATCAAGAATTTATCCTCTCAGCATTGGAACATTTATTGATTCCTGCCTTAATTGCAGGAGAACCGTCCCCTATTTTAGTTTTTCCACCTGAGTATGTACATTATTTATGGCGTTTGCTACCTCTGCTACTTCATTGGTTTGAGATTCAATACTTGCATTTAACTCTTCAGTTTGATTACGAACCTTCTCAACCTCTGTAGCGATATCTTGACCATATCTTGACTGTTCGTTCGTCGCAATCGTCATTTGCTTGACCATTTCATTAATTATATTGATATTACGAACGATTTCATCAGCTGTTAGTGCTTGTTCTTTCGTGGCGTTAGTCACAGAGTTTGATTGATTGGATACATTTTCTACCGCACTAACAATTGCATAACTGCCTCTCGCCTGTTCGGCAGTTGCCATCGAGATTTGGTGAACTTGTTCTTTAGTATCATTGATTCCTCTAACAATTTCTTCTGCCATGATTGATTGTTCTTTTGTTGAAAGCTTCATTTCCGACGCATGCGTTGTCACATGATTAACTACTTCTGTGAGGAATTCAGTATTCTTAGTTTGTTCTTCCGTAGCATTGGCAATTTGGTTCATTTCCTCTGTTACCTGAGTAATACCTTCAGTAATTTTCTTGATC of the Bacillus sp. 1NLA3E genome contains:
- a CDS encoding SDR family oxidoreductase, with product MIPKYPYYSVQTTCKQTPVTFPPQHQERQPGLEYLMNPTPISDNPQYVGSGKLTDKVAIITGGDSGIGRAVAIGFAKEGADVAIAYLYEHEDANLTKRMVEQYGRRCLLIPGDLREESVCRDVVRKTLACYGKINILVLNQGVVFPQESILNITRDQLEDTFRTNIFPLFFITQEALPYLQSGSSIISTTSVAAYAGVPMLVDYSSTKGAIVSFTRSLSSQLVKYGIRVNAVAPGPTWTPLVVSGFSAEYVKTYGAGTLMQRAGQPFELAPTYVYLASDDSSYVTGQILHVNGGGMMGT
- a CDS encoding M20 family metallopeptidase, whose translation is MTVPVKSLAELKAAIIENVESNKELYLSTSHKIHQKPEIGNEEYFAAALLTDILEKEGFKVEKAVAGHETSFVARKKSEKPGPHIAFLAEYDALPGLGHACGHNIIGTTSVAAAIALSKVLEETGGEAVVFGTPAEEGGPNGSAKGSFVKHGLVEGIDAALMIHPNSQTRLTCSSLAVDPLDFEFIGKPAHAAASPHEGINALDAVIQLFNGINALRQQLTDDVRIHGIITHGGDAPNIIPEYTKARFYIRAATRAHLNEVTRRVTAVAEGAAFATGAKLNVIAFQNQVDNLLLNKSYDAVFKEVVEELGETVVDEDKGIGSTDAGNISQVVPTIHPFIKIGADDLIPHTVPFREAAASVQGDQALITGAKALALTALKLITDRDTLAQIKAEFES
- a CDS encoding TVP38/TMEM64 family protein — its product is MNKRMKLGSIAVALPLLIIGFKTETMKVLLSGNIESLQNLSHGSLWLLLFFTLLLMTIQNLFTIIPLILLISINVSLFGFTGGYIWSWLISIAGATVSFLITRYWFQDFFAKYVNSQWESKIEENGFGVVFIGRVMPFMPTSVVNIAAAISSIRFMKFFYATVLGNMIYFFILSSISLGILSIPWENSLYVVSAAFALLVIMVIRKRRKKAGRTPMTPPE
- a CDS encoding MetQ/NlpA family ABC transporter substrate-binding protein, which produces MKKLLLSIIIFTLAVLGAGCSETTQGKENKVNKESNESVKVKLGISGTDTRIWDFVAKKAEKEGIDVEIVKFSDYVAPNTALAEGELDANAFQTVAYFDVFIKEHKLDLVPIATTVLAPMGIYSDKYKKVKDIPNSSKIAIPNDASNGGRALLLLQEAKLIKLDDSFDGNFTTLDQVIENPKKLEIVPVVPAQTPRALPDVAASVINNGIAVDAGLSPLKDTIFHESKTATPYLNIIAVKKADKNNKTLKRLAELYQEDDTAKFIEKEYKGNMIPTFVPLSKIGW
- the psiE gene encoding phosphate-starvation-inducible protein PsiE gives rise to the protein MGVVKVKRDFASFIPKILQIVLNSSLVFLAIILSFLLVKELFIFCKLLVEEGSHHNYNVFLESILIFFLYFEFITMIVKYFKESYHFPLRYFIYIGITAMIRLIIVEHSNPVSTLLYSFVILVLIIGYLIINLTPRDRPESSWYFKLMKNK
- a CDS encoding TRM11 family SAM-dependent methyltransferase — its product is MTYLYTYAYPEDERSLCAMEMRSLFGKESRSSILESPVKIDPSRSPFIKGRIAVLFEGDTLDELLEQVETLPLNGATFKVVYVKNGDLAEKESFVKRRTIERELGLHIDGEADLHDPERLFAVMNVSGSWVFGEYLKSVSVWFQHQKKPNSYSVALNTRVARAVVNIAIPNPSGIKAIDPCCGIGTVLVEARSMGINIVGSDRNPLILPGVRENILHFGLTGEVNLADIRDITEDFDVAIIDLPYNLCSVITPEEQLEMLQSARRFAKKVVVVTVEPIDHVLVTAGFSIVDRAVAKKGLFTREVIVCE
- a CDS encoding HD-GYP domain-containing protein codes for the protein MAPIITSWVLHFNSLNVLTVIFLGTAFSNKSKWFLFLSCSLVVVLRVVIADPEEITHPTAFLTRLIVYLIVTYISSEGTKKYIETKKQKTELILTLAKSLDSRDTNVGNHSESVANYALMIAKEMKLPNEQCESVYIGGLLHDIGKIGITESILSKPMTLNENEYEIIKQHPILGYEIVKYVSSFKKSGILDMVLYHHERYDGKGYPYGLKGEEIPLSARIISIADSFDAMISKRAYKEDNDLDYAILEITQNKGIQFDPKISEIFLGILEKETYIFKKQPSCNEPAV
- a CDS encoding methionine ABC transporter permease → MLVNSEQIISALVETIQMVAFSLLFSAILGLPLGILLVVTRRNQLLENVPFFNVLSGIINIFRSVPFIILLVAIIPVTRLIVGTSIGTAAAIVPLVFYAGPYIARLVENSLLEVDPGVIEAAEAMGATPWQIIFKFLIPEALSSLVLAFTIATIGLVGASAMAGAVGGGGLGDLAITYGYQRFDTITMLITVGILIVIVQGLQSLGNILAKKIRRR
- a CDS encoding methionine ABC transporter ATP-binding protein, translating into MIEFQSLKKVYESGGQRVAALDGVNLKINKGEIFGVIGFSGAGKSSLIRCVNSLERPTSGKVIVNNHDLTSLSIKYIREIRKNIGMVFQHFNLLNSKTVFANVAMPLTLSKVPKDTIKKRVQELLEFVGLADKADYYPDQLSGGQKQRIGIARALATQPSILLCDEATSALDPQTTGSILQLLKKINKEYNITILIITHEMAVIREICDRVAVIEAGKIIEEGTVFDVFSAPKTKTAKNFVSSVMNDQLPDSIKELIQKHAGMLKVFRINFVGNSAGQPLLSELAKKFDIHINVLFGNITELQGTPFGNLIVEFQGTDKEILRALTYINQKEISIKEVNAHAS
- a CDS encoding OsmC family protein encodes the protein MPKTLFKATAHLQDGVQVKVRSRNFEITIDEPKELGGTDTGMNPVELALSALGACQAIVARVYAKKFKINLEKLWIEVEGELNTDGFLNLSDVRPGYSDIRYNIHIETDAPRDRVEEFVTFVESKCPIGDTLANPVNVKRNEIIIKSVLGKS